A single region of the Vicia villosa cultivar HV-30 ecotype Madison, WI linkage group LG4, Vvil1.0, whole genome shotgun sequence genome encodes:
- the LOC131594788 gene encoding uncharacterized protein LOC131594788: MYETGLKIPSEKKPMRLYISASDTTIGSMLAQEDENGIERVIYYLSRVLNDAETRYTLIEKLCLCLHFSCTKLKYYIKPINLYVYSHFDVIKYMLSKPIMHSRIGKWALALTEYSLAFVPLKAMKGQVVSDFIVDHAVVETPQLLVELKPWRLFFDGSTHKDGSGVGILLISPDGIPTKLKYRIEGPLCSNNEAEYEALIVGLEALLELGATRVEIKGDSELVIKQFTKEYKCIKENLIMYFVIANRLLKIFEYVDIKHVPRIKNQEANDLAQIASGYKISREMLEELVVVIGKAMATKLSPSDLERNRLGYANEEEFKVLAIDTLTSIDWRTPIIDYLKDPSVNTDKKPSIELYLTF, encoded by the exons atgtatgagacAGGCTTAAAGATTCCATCTGAAAAGAAGCCTATGAGACTGTATATATCAGCTTCAGACACTACTATAGGtagtatgttagcacaagaagatgaaaatggcattgaGAGGGTCATATATTATCTAAGCAGGGTATTAAATGATGCAGAAACTAGATACACTTTGATAGAAAAGTTGTGTCTATGTTTGCATTTTTCATGTactaaactcaaatattatataaagccaaTAAATCTGTATGTATATTCACATTTTGATGTTATCAAGTACATGTTATCAAAGCCAATAATGcacagtcgaattggtaaatgggctctAGCCCTAACTGAGTACTCTTTGGCCTTTGtgcctttaaaagctatgaagggGCAAGTAGTCTCAGATTTTATAGTAGATCACGCAGTGGTCGAAACTCCTCAACTCCTAGTTGAGTTAAAGCCTTGGAGATTGTTCTTCGACGGTTCCACCCATAAAGATGGAAGTGGAGTTGGGATTCTactaatttctcctgatggaattccaacaaaactcaagtatagAATTGAAGGGCCCTTGTGCTCGAACAATGAGGCGGAATATGAAGCCTTAATAGTAGGACTTGAAGCCTTgctggaattgggggcaactagggTCGAAATTAAAGGTGACTCAGAATTGGTAATCAAACAATTCACGAAGGAATATAAGTGCATCAAGGAGAACTTGATCATGTATTTCGTTAttgcaaataggttgcttaaaatatttgaatatgtaGACATAAAGCATGTCCCTAGAATTAAAAATCAAGAGGCTAATGATTTAGCACaaatagcttcaggatataaaatCTCAAGGGAGATGTTAGAGGAATTGGTCGTAGTAATAGGAAAAGCAATGGCAACCAAATTATCTCCAAGTGATTTGGAAAGAAATCGTTTAGGTTATGCTAACGAAGAGGAATTCAAAGTGTTGGCTATTGATACTTTAACAAGCATAGATTGGAGAACTCCGATTAtagat TATCTTAAAGATCCTTCGGTGAACACGGATAAAAAACCAAGTATAGAGCTTTATCTTACATTTTGA